The Bacteriovorax sp. Seq25_V genome includes a region encoding these proteins:
- a CDS encoding bifunctional oligoribonuclease/PAP phosphatase NrnA, with amino-acid sequence MSNAVKRFLELTAKANKIVITTHIHPDADGIGSEIALCMALKKLGKDVVCVNEEPLFERYKYLDPEDVVRSYDEVKDSIGKIDLFIVTDTNSLPRIGKNVQEFVMKSHELLFIDHHPCPKELSAIHCIDSKKAATGELVGELITALGVKFDEAMALALYTSIIIDTSSFRYPTVTGNTHRVIADLLDSGVSPPQAYNMINGTKKVPYMKLLGTVLTSAQTTDDESIAWISLTEDQLDLYKSDAEDTHGFINHLLILDNIKVACMFRQIGDKVKVSFRSAISSVDVGIMAQALGGGGHNHSAATVIDGKLENVIPHTIKKVQAMLSDDE; translated from the coding sequence ATGAGTAATGCAGTAAAAAGATTTTTAGAGTTGACCGCTAAGGCCAATAAGATTGTTATCACAACACACATTCATCCAGATGCCGACGGTATTGGAAGTGAAATTGCGCTGTGTATGGCGCTTAAGAAGCTTGGTAAAGATGTTGTTTGCGTAAATGAAGAGCCACTCTTTGAGCGTTATAAGTATCTTGACCCTGAAGATGTAGTTCGTTCGTACGATGAAGTTAAAGATTCAATCGGTAAAATTGATTTATTTATTGTTACTGATACTAATTCTCTTCCGCGTATCGGAAAGAATGTTCAAGAGTTCGTCATGAAATCGCATGAACTGCTATTTATCGACCACCACCCTTGTCCAAAAGAGCTCTCAGCGATTCATTGTATTGATTCAAAGAAGGCTGCAACTGGAGAACTAGTTGGGGAACTTATTACTGCACTAGGTGTTAAGTTTGATGAAGCGATGGCCCTAGCGCTTTATACTTCAATAATTATTGATACAAGTAGTTTTAGATATCCTACAGTGACTGGTAACACTCACCGTGTAATTGCGGATCTACTTGATTCAGGTGTGAGTCCACCCCAAGCTTATAATATGATCAATGGAACAAAGAAAGTTCCTTACATGAAGCTTCTTGGAACAGTTCTGACTTCAGCTCAAACTACAGATGACGAATCTATCGCATGGATCTCTCTCACTGAAGATCAACTCGATCTCTACAAGAGCGATGCTGAAGACACTCACGGATTTATAAATCACCTTCTGATTTTAGATAATATCAAAGTAGCATGTATGTTTAGACAAATTGGCGACAAGGTCAAAGTCTCTTTTCGTTCAGCAATCTCATCTGTTGATGTGGGAATTATGGCACAGGCCCTTGGGGGAGGAGGTCATAATCACTCTGCAGCAACTGTAATTGATGGAAAGCTAGAGAATGTTATTCCACATACCATTAAAAAAGTTCAGGCCATGCTTAGTGACGATGAGTAA
- a CDS encoding ABC transporter ATP-binding protein has product MNTIVEFSDIEKSYPDKKVLKGINFKIEEGSVHGFLGPNGAGKSTLMNILLGLNFLDAGEVKKEEGLKIGYLPEHAPLYLEMKVKHYLKFVQEIYNSKDDQFLEEIIDRLGLREFENKTIGKLSKGYKQRVALAQAICHNPKLLVLDEPLVGLDPHAIIQMKELIKDLSKNHTILISSHQLHDLSQMCNRISIINNGVIVKNGTIDEIEAEIKHGEKIQFELAEDNDQVVKELCHQYKLSFNKVSNCTYEVTSIEVMELKKIVAKFFFEKQIVVLSQVEKKMDLEEIFKSVTSESHQ; this is encoded by the coding sequence ATGAATACCATAGTAGAGTTCTCGGATATTGAAAAATCTTATCCTGATAAGAAAGTACTTAAAGGGATCAATTTTAAAATAGAAGAAGGATCTGTGCACGGATTTCTTGGGCCAAATGGAGCAGGGAAGTCGACACTAATGAATATCCTACTTGGATTAAATTTTCTCGATGCTGGTGAAGTAAAAAAAGAAGAAGGATTGAAAATTGGATATCTTCCAGAACATGCACCTCTCTATCTTGAAATGAAGGTTAAGCATTATCTAAAATTTGTTCAAGAAATTTATAATAGTAAGGATGATCAATTTCTTGAAGAAATTATTGATCGTCTTGGACTTCGTGAATTCGAAAATAAAACAATCGGTAAACTCTCTAAGGGTTATAAGCAGAGGGTTGCTCTTGCACAGGCAATTTGTCACAATCCAAAGTTGTTAGTTCTTGATGAACCACTCGTGGGGCTTGATCCTCACGCAATCATCCAGATGAAAGAACTTATTAAAGATCTTTCTAAGAATCATACGATTCTTATTTCTAGTCATCAACTTCATGATCTTTCACAAATGTGTAATAGAATCTCGATCATTAACAATGGTGTGATTGTAAAAAATGGAACAATTGATGAAATTGAAGCAGAAATCAAGCATGGAGAGAAAATTCAGTTTGAACTGGCTGAAGATAACGATCAAGTTGTGAAGGAACTTTGTCATCAATACAAACTTAGCTTCAATAAGGTATCAAACTGTACATACGAAGTGACATCAATTGAAGTGATGGAGCTTAAAAAAATTGTCGCAAAATTTTTCTTTGAAAAGCAAATTGTTGTTTTATCTCAAGTCGAAAAGAAAATGGATTTAGAAGAAATCTTTAAGTCAGTTACATCGGAGAGTCACCAATGA
- a CDS encoding ABC transporter permease, giving the protein MKMTEGIVILSKKEIKGWLSSPTIYIFTAIFSFVIGGVFYSNLLQTAELTNKTVVDNILAPTFSSINFLLIFYAPILTMGAFVREKQEHTMNLLMLSNLSTTQIYFGKFISAVLKGIFIIAPTIIFPIILSFSGFEDWMMLLTNYLGVLGLLLCYLSVGMLSSIVTRSYVVSIVLSFGILFSFLMLFTTGTVVTSDIFGQLLRHMSIGQHIFYFSRGAIASFDVVYFASFVIYFSYVSVRILGVRK; this is encoded by the coding sequence ATGAAAATGACCGAAGGCATAGTAATTCTAAGTAAGAAAGAAATTAAGGGATGGCTTAGCTCACCAACAATATATATTTTCACTGCGATATTTTCATTTGTAATTGGAGGAGTCTTTTATTCTAACTTACTCCAGACAGCAGAGCTTACCAATAAGACAGTTGTTGATAATATTTTAGCTCCAACATTTTCTTCAATTAATTTTTTACTTATTTTCTACGCTCCAATCTTGACGATGGGAGCTTTTGTTAGAGAAAAGCAGGAGCATACAATGAATCTTTTAATGCTCTCAAATTTATCAACAACACAAATTTATTTTGGTAAATTTATTTCAGCTGTTTTGAAGGGGATCTTTATCATTGCTCCCACAATTATCTTTCCAATTATTTTATCTTTTTCAGGATTTGAGGATTGGATGATGCTATTAACAAACTATCTTGGAGTATTAGGGCTTCTTCTTTGTTATCTAAGTGTGGGAATGTTGTCTTCAATAGTCACAAGAAGTTATGTCGTTTCAATTGTATTGAGCTTTGGTATTTTGTTTTCATTTTTGATGCTTTTTACAACTGGAACAGTTGTCACGAGTGATATTTTTGGTCAGTTACTTAGACATATGAGTATTGGCCAACATATCTTTTATTTCTCTCGAGGAGCAATTGCATCCTTTGATGTTGTTTATTTTGCTTCATTTGTAATCTACTTCTCATATGTAAGTGTAAGAATCCTAGGAGTGAGAAAGTAA
- a CDS encoding Gldg family protein, with amino-acid sequence MKKYNFQILVSIVGILYLVGVFLVVTMPDNPILCLTPLLLAVIGTVVLCFMKKDEVIKLMKSTYGKNLASNIVGFFLFFVVLALVNYIAVKRAYVWDIGARKLNSLTEQTQKVIAEINDPVTFKIFSSKEYRDSIRALLDFYKNENQNFKIEYIDPEVRSDLVSKYRILRSPTVVIESPIKDHPILVTEIKELSITNGLISIQRKRDPLLCFAYMKGFEDTTDVGYTGFLHVLKESSFKLNIINLLAVSEIPRQCNVFSILSPMSDLMDSELEKVKKYYDQGGVLFVGFSPMLNGDKIGKLRSYIEELGLSISNDIVIDSKFSLNGSRGSAPIVRKFDDKNINTNISGQVFFPISSSVTLKDIEQEKNYVPLATSSNDSWAEKTILELVSEKLKFDERDVLGPIDMAAALLKNDKPRLIGLGNATLVANKFYQFQSNFTYVLNLYYWAAGEDQLTSVQAAALPEKPVFISDLQKQVILYFSVIILPLLLLCFAFIQYRRRSLI; translated from the coding sequence ATGAAAAAATATAATTTTCAAATTCTTGTATCTATCGTTGGAATTCTCTATCTCGTTGGTGTTTTTCTAGTTGTAACAATGCCTGATAATCCAATTTTATGTTTAACGCCACTTCTGCTAGCTGTTATAGGGACTGTAGTTCTATGTTTCATGAAAAAAGATGAAGTTATTAAATTGATGAAATCAACTTATGGAAAAAATCTTGCAAGTAATATCGTAGGATTTTTTCTTTTCTTTGTTGTATTGGCCCTTGTTAATTATATTGCAGTAAAAAGAGCTTATGTTTGGGATATTGGAGCTAGGAAATTAAACTCTCTAACTGAGCAAACTCAGAAAGTCATCGCAGAGATTAATGACCCAGTAACTTTTAAAATTTTCTCTAGTAAAGAATATAGAGACAGCATTAGAGCTCTGCTTGACTTTTATAAGAATGAAAATCAAAACTTCAAAATTGAGTATATCGATCCTGAAGTAAGAAGTGATTTGGTCTCTAAATATCGTATTCTGAGATCTCCAACTGTTGTCATTGAGAGTCCTATAAAAGATCATCCAATACTCGTGACAGAGATAAAAGAATTAAGTATTACAAATGGTTTGATAAGCATACAGCGAAAAAGAGACCCTCTCCTCTGTTTTGCTTACATGAAGGGTTTTGAGGATACGACAGATGTTGGATATACTGGTTTTTTACACGTATTAAAAGAGTCTTCATTTAAACTAAATATTATCAACCTTCTGGCGGTTTCAGAGATACCAAGACAATGTAATGTGTTTTCTATTCTATCTCCAATGTCTGATCTCATGGATTCGGAACTTGAAAAGGTGAAGAAGTACTATGACCAGGGAGGAGTTTTATTTGTTGGATTCTCTCCGATGCTAAATGGAGATAAAATAGGAAAACTTAGAAGTTATATTGAAGAGCTTGGACTATCGATCTCTAATGATATTGTGATTGATTCTAAATTCTCACTTAATGGCTCTCGCGGAAGTGCACCGATTGTTAGAAAGTTTGATGATAAGAATATTAATACTAATATATCAGGACAGGTTTTCTTTCCTATTTCCTCCTCTGTAACTTTAAAAGATATAGAACAAGAAAAAAATTATGTACCACTGGCGACAAGCTCAAATGATAGTTGGGCCGAAAAAACAATTCTCGAACTTGTATCAGAGAAATTAAAATTTGATGAGAGGGATGTGCTAGGGCCAATCGATATGGCCGCAGCATTATTAAAAAATGATAAACCAAGGCTAATAGGACTAGGAAACGCTACGCTTGTTGCGAATAAGTTTTATCAATTCCAATCGAATTTTACTTATGTCTTAAATCTATATTACTGGGCAGCTGGAGAAGATCAGCTAACGTCTGTACAGGCCGCCGCACTCCCTGAGAAGCCTGTCTTTATTTCAGACCTTCAAAAACAAGTAATTCTCTACTTCTCAGTGATTATATTACCTCTACTCTTACTGTGCTTTGCTTTTATTCAGTATCGTAGAAGGAGTTTAATTTAA
- a CDS encoding GNAT family N-acetyltransferase: MDPLFKNDPIYKFLKKSKVNKVDTYIDYFGKSYEVSHPGLRKNEKLNLQYTVERASDIGKRILHVDVRNDVMLTPKQARELIIEAKSFDRRIKNAHFYVNYGGNIHHALERCGAKDVGKVLYATVADGRKALAKIENKKVKIKRPKESDIDELIELEYQAHRRSSTSRVGNISKKMVRQFYQMMIQRKCCYVAYVDGRIAGVIGPAYNKMKIGFIMTIAVHPDFQGQGISKVLYKYALDFWSKKNIEIYAGTSTTTEVLGLGRKLKRVPLKVHLEI; encoded by the coding sequence ATGGACCCATTATTCAAGAATGATCCTATATATAAATTCTTAAAAAAATCTAAAGTAAATAAGGTTGATACTTATATTGATTACTTTGGAAAAAGTTACGAAGTTTCTCATCCTGGCTTGAGAAAAAATGAGAAGCTTAATCTTCAATATACAGTTGAAAGAGCATCAGATATTGGAAAAAGAATTCTTCACGTTGATGTGAGAAATGATGTAATGCTGACTCCAAAGCAGGCCCGTGAGTTAATAATTGAAGCAAAGTCATTTGATCGAAGAATCAAGAATGCCCACTTCTATGTTAACTATGGTGGAAATATTCATCATGCTCTTGAGAGGTGTGGGGCTAAAGATGTTGGTAAAGTTCTTTACGCAACTGTTGCAGATGGTAGGAAGGCCTTAGCTAAGATTGAGAATAAGAAAGTTAAAATTAAGCGCCCCAAAGAAAGTGATATTGATGAATTAATTGAGCTTGAGTATCAGGCGCACCGTCGAAGCTCAACTAGTCGAGTGGGAAATATTTCTAAAAAAATGGTACGTCAATTTTATCAAATGATGATACAGCGCAAGTGTTGTTATGTTGCTTATGTCGATGGAAGAATTGCAGGGGTTATTGGACCAGCATATAATAAAATGAAAATTGGCTTCATTATGACAATTGCTGTTCATCCAGACTTTCAGGGACAAGGAATTTCAAAAGTTCTGTACAAGTATGCTCTGGACTTTTGGTCAAAGAAAAACATTGAAATCTATGCAGGAACTTCAACGACAACTGAGGTTTTAGGGCTTGGAAGAAAACTTAAAAGAGTTCCTCTTAAAGTCCATCTCGAAATCTAA
- a CDS encoding S9 family peptidase yields the protein MKKPLAPKHPIEIIQHGHKRVDNYAWLRDENWKEFISGNLNFKNPEVKKYIDEENEYTKEATKHFEKFQEKMYAEILGRINEDDKTFPILKGDYFYYTVTVKGEDYPRHCRKKGSLEAAEEVYFDTNIEAKEHDLYILKGRSINEANTYLAYAFNTSGSMEATIKIRDLQTGKDFDYQVENSNGSYMWVGDTDIYYVERDEFSRGAKVYSFNIFEGPEKKKLIFTKPNEYSNMFMSMGQTSDKAYAVLNLASGASSAVFYHSLKGTDKEFKLFVTGDNDISYELDHWDGNFYISTNKGNAQNFQIFKVEADHDKIIDMKNWEVFVKESPSLYITDFDIYAGKLVIEANNTTTAIPELSIVDIKTKEEKKVKFQDEVYHLSMFGAYDNNSEVLRIYYQSPVQPSQDIDLNISTLEMKVVDTDIVPNYDPSLYKVRRDYAPSHDGELIPLTIITKKDFIEDGKAPAFVYAYGSYGLGMPVGFSSNFYPLVDRGFSFVVAHIRGGDEKGNDWYLKGKMHHKLNTFKDYISSCEHLIKTGYTSAGMIAANGGSAGGLLMGAVSNMRPDLFKCVIADVAFVDMINTISDETLPLTPPEWEEWGNPIKSKEDFEYMMSYSPYDNVRAQNYPNTLYNSGISDEQVTYWEPTKMVAKLRELKTDDNLLLLKMKMNAGHAGASKRYEWIEDKAFNYSFVLNCFDMLD from the coding sequence ATGAAAAAACCTCTTGCTCCAAAGCATCCAATAGAAATTATTCAACATGGTCACAAGCGTGTTGATAATTATGCATGGCTTCGTGATGAGAACTGGAAAGAATTCATCAGCGGAAATCTCAATTTCAAAAATCCTGAAGTAAAGAAATATATCGACGAAGAAAATGAATATACAAAAGAAGCCACAAAACACTTCGAAAAATTCCAAGAGAAAATGTACGCAGAAATTCTTGGACGTATCAATGAAGATGATAAGACTTTCCCAATTCTAAAAGGTGATTACTTCTACTATACCGTGACTGTTAAAGGTGAAGATTATCCAAGACATTGTCGAAAAAAAGGAAGCCTTGAGGCAGCAGAAGAGGTTTACTTTGATACAAATATTGAAGCAAAAGAACACGATCTCTACATTTTAAAAGGAAGATCAATTAATGAGGCGAATACTTATCTCGCTTATGCTTTCAATACTTCAGGCTCAATGGAAGCAACAATAAAAATTCGTGATCTACAAACAGGAAAAGATTTTGACTATCAAGTTGAAAACTCAAATGGGTCTTATATGTGGGTTGGAGACACTGATATTTACTACGTGGAAAGAGATGAATTTTCTCGTGGAGCAAAAGTGTATAGCTTCAATATTTTTGAAGGACCAGAGAAGAAGAAGCTTATTTTCACTAAACCAAATGAATATAGTAATATGTTTATGAGCATGGGCCAAACAAGTGATAAGGCCTATGCGGTTCTAAATCTAGCAAGTGGTGCTTCAAGTGCTGTTTTCTATCATTCTCTAAAAGGCACAGATAAAGAGTTCAAGCTTTTTGTAACGGGCGACAATGACATTAGTTATGAGCTTGATCATTGGGACGGAAACTTCTATATCAGTACCAATAAAGGAAACGCTCAAAACTTTCAAATTTTTAAAGTTGAAGCGGACCACGATAAAATTATTGATATGAAAAACTGGGAAGTCTTCGTTAAAGAGAGTCCTTCACTTTATATCACTGACTTCGACATCTACGCAGGAAAACTTGTCATTGAGGCCAATAATACGACAACAGCAATCCCAGAACTTTCAATTGTTGATATAAAAACTAAAGAGGAAAAGAAAGTTAAATTTCAAGATGAAGTTTATCATCTCAGTATGTTTGGAGCTTACGACAACAATAGTGAAGTTCTAAGAATCTACTACCAATCACCTGTTCAACCATCACAAGATATTGATCTTAATATCTCAACTCTTGAAATGAAGGTTGTTGATACTGACATCGTTCCAAATTATGATCCGTCTTTATATAAGGTAAGAAGAGACTATGCTCCCTCTCACGATGGAGAGCTCATTCCACTAACAATTATCACAAAGAAAGATTTTATAGAGGATGGCAAAGCCCCAGCATTTGTTTACGCGTATGGTTCCTATGGACTTGGTATGCCAGTTGGTTTCTCATCTAATTTTTATCCCCTAGTTGATAGAGGCTTTAGCTTCGTTGTTGCACATATTAGAGGTGGAGATGAAAAAGGAAATGATTGGTACCTAAAAGGTAAAATGCACCACAAGCTCAATACATTTAAAGACTATATCAGCTCATGCGAACACCTCATCAAAACGGGTTATACTTCAGCGGGAATGATCGCGGCCAATGGAGGGAGTGCAGGAGGACTTTTAATGGGCGCAGTTTCAAATATGCGACCAGATCTCTTTAAATGCGTGATTGCTGATGTGGCCTTCGTTGATATGATTAATACAATCTCTGATGAAACACTCCCTCTGACACCTCCGGAGTGGGAAGAATGGGGAAATCCGATTAAATCCAAAGAAGATTTTGAGTACATGATGAGCTATTCTCCATATGATAATGTTAGGGCACAAAATTACCCAAATACTCTTTATAATTCAGGAATATCTGATGAGCAGGTAACATACTGGGAACCAACAAAGATGGTGGCAAAACTTAGAGAACTTAAAACTGATGACAATCTTCTTCTGTTAAAGATGAAAATGAATGCTGGACATGCTGGTGCTTCAAAGAGATACGAGTGGATTGAAGACAAGGCCTTCAATTATAGCTTTGTCCTCAACTGCTTTGATATGCTTGATTAG
- a CDS encoding thymidine kinase yields the protein MSYLGNHMHMSGGIEVVCGPMFSGKTEELIRRVKRAQIARQKVQIFKPAIDDRYHATDVVSHSSQAIEATPVKDALDILQKVFDSTRIVAIDEVQFFDATITKVVQKLARRGIRVICAGLDQDSCGEPFGPMPQLLCIADDVMKIQAICTVCGAPATKSYRKPTKNQDQVLVGESDMYEARCRSHFDYFGEEEDVMAFSISLGGLKRINENGQAEIAAKD from the coding sequence ATGTCCTACTTAGGAAACCACATGCACATGAGCGGCGGAATTGAAGTCGTATGCGGACCAATGTTTTCAGGAAAAACTGAAGAGCTAATCCGTAGAGTTAAAAGAGCGCAAATTGCTCGCCAAAAAGTACAAATTTTTAAACCTGCAATTGATGACCGTTATCACGCAACTGACGTGGTTTCTCACTCGTCACAGGCCATTGAAGCAACACCTGTTAAGGACGCTTTAGATATTCTTCAAAAGGTTTTCGATTCAACAAGAATCGTCGCTATCGATGAAGTTCAATTCTTTGATGCAACAATTACAAAGGTTGTACAAAAATTAGCACGTCGCGGAATTCGCGTGATTTGTGCTGGTCTTGATCAAGATTCTTGTGGAGAGCCGTTTGGTCCAATGCCACAACTTCTTTGTATTGCAGATGATGTAATGAAAATTCAAGCTATCTGTACTGTATGTGGTGCACCAGCGACGAAGAGTTATAGAAAACCAACTAAGAACCAGGATCAGGTTCTAGTAGGTGAGTCTGATATGTATGAAGCGAGATGTCGCTCACACTTTGACTACTTTGGAGAAGAGGAAGATGTGATGGCATTTTCAATCTCTCTTGGTGGATTAAAGAGAATTAATGAAAATGGTCAGGCTGAAATAGCTGCAAAAGACTAA
- the hpt gene encoding hypoxanthine phosphoribosyltransferase: MSHKVFISQEQISNRVKELARTIDQDFSGEEIVVIGVLNGAFMFVADLIREIKSPIILDFIAASSYEGTESTGNLKILKDIKVDIKDKNVILVEDIVDTGLTIKELQKDLKDRGPKSLKLCSLLHKPARTIHENKIDYLGFEIEDKFVIGYGLDFDGKYRELPYIGVYGES; encoded by the coding sequence ATGTCTCACAAAGTCTTTATTTCACAGGAACAAATTTCAAATCGAGTCAAAGAATTAGCAAGAACGATTGACCAGGATTTTTCTGGTGAGGAAATTGTTGTTATTGGCGTTTTAAATGGCGCTTTTATGTTTGTTGCAGATCTTATTAGAGAAATCAAATCTCCTATCATTCTCGATTTTATCGCGGCTTCTAGCTACGAAGGTACAGAGAGCACAGGAAATCTGAAAATCCTAAAAGATATTAAAGTCGATATCAAAGATAAGAATGTTATTCTAGTCGAAGATATTGTTGATACAGGATTAACAATCAAGGAACTTCAAAAAGATCTTAAAGATCGTGGACCAAAGAGTCTTAAGCTTTGTTCGCTTCTTCATAAACCAGCAAGAACAATTCATGAAAATAAAATTGATTATCTAGGATTTGAAATCGAAGATAAGTTTGTTATCGGTTATGGCCTAGATTTCGATGGGAAATATAGAGAGTTACCATATATTGGAGTTTACGGTGAGAGTTAA
- a CDS encoding GHMP kinase, which translates to MRVNVEGSVRVDLLGGTIDLVPINQILRDTVTLNIATSLKAKVEIEEVDFDGIIIESKDYNSTTKFNSSDFTIENFDGEHFGALSFVCQILAHFKLTKNAKVTLESGSPPGAGLGGSSSMGVTLYKALAKYLDQDFDRLKAINVVQNIESKILNMGPCGYQDYYPALFGGVLALVPTNSRVRVEQLYSEELKEFLENRITLIYSGALRFSAINNWEVYKDFFDKRNGVREGLTEIAKLSREAYQAILDNRFEELLELITREGQVRESLFEGIVTPEIRDFFNQLKSKSLADGMKMCGAGGGGCFIIVHKANLHDKIKEEAVNASMKVLDFKLTNVI; encoded by the coding sequence GTGAGAGTTAATGTTGAAGGGTCTGTAAGAGTAGACCTTCTAGGGGGAACGATTGATCTTGTTCCAATTAATCAAATCTTAAGGGACACAGTTACACTAAATATTGCAACATCTCTTAAAGCAAAAGTGGAAATTGAAGAAGTTGACTTCGATGGAATTATAATCGAGTCAAAAGATTATAACTCAACAACAAAGTTTAATTCTTCTGACTTTACCATTGAAAACTTCGACGGCGAACATTTTGGAGCTTTAAGTTTTGTCTGCCAAATTCTTGCTCATTTTAAGCTTACAAAAAATGCAAAGGTAACACTTGAATCAGGATCTCCTCCTGGTGCCGGACTTGGTGGGTCCTCATCAATGGGCGTGACCCTTTATAAGGCCCTTGCAAAATATCTGGATCAGGATTTTGATCGTTTAAAAGCAATTAATGTCGTACAAAATATTGAGTCCAAAATTCTCAATATGGGACCATGCGGATATCAAGATTACTATCCGGCACTGTTCGGCGGCGTTCTCGCTCTTGTTCCAACAAACTCACGCGTGCGTGTTGAACAACTTTACTCGGAAGAATTAAAAGAATTCTTGGAAAATAGAATTACTCTGATTTACTCAGGTGCGCTTCGCTTTTCGGCAATCAACAACTGGGAAGTTTATAAAGACTTCTTTGATAAGAGAAATGGTGTACGTGAAGGGCTTACAGAGATTGCAAAATTATCTCGTGAAGCTTATCAGGCTATTTTAGATAATCGCTTCGAAGAGCTTCTTGAACTTATCACGAGAGAGGGACAAGTTAGAGAAAGTTTATTTGAAGGCATTGTGACACCAGAGATTAGAGATTTTTTCAATCAATTAAAGAGCAAAAGTCTCGCTGACGGCATGAAAATGTGCGGAGCAGGTGGTGGAGGATGTTTTATTATTGTCCATAAAGCAAATCTTCATGATAAAATAAAAGAAGAAGCAGTGAATGCTTCAATGAAGGTATTAGACTTCAAACTTACTAACGTTATTTAG
- a CDS encoding calcium/sodium antiporter → MVLQVLLLALSIVMLYYGAEFALEAAEKIGMALGLSPLVIGLLIVGFGTSLPEFFVSQISALDGNPQIALGNIVGSNIANLFLILGISGFMTELFVQRKEIKIQFYLHLGITSILAFVLFQNRLYPWAAGLFGAFFAFYLYDTFKQMMKQRHLSDYDNSTDRERPHAKEFLFLAIGFVLLYLGGELLVDSGTELAKAVGVSSYVISAVFVAFGTSFPELVTAIMACIKKKNTDLITGNIIGSNIFNVAFVLGSLSFYNIPIENDFTIEIVCLLFASLFLIGLTLLKKNFGRLSGLIFLGFYVYSVFNWVS, encoded by the coding sequence ATGGTTTTACAAGTATTACTACTCGCATTATCAATTGTTATGCTTTACTACGGAGCAGAATTTGCACTTGAAGCTGCTGAAAAAATTGGTATGGCCCTGGGGTTATCTCCACTGGTTATCGGACTTTTAATTGTTGGCTTTGGAACTTCACTTCCTGAGTTTTTTGTTTCACAAATTTCAGCTCTTGATGGGAACCCGCAAATTGCTCTTGGAAATATTGTTGGTTCAAATATTGCTAATCTTTTTTTGATTCTTGGAATCTCTGGTTTTATGACTGAACTTTTTGTACAGAGAAAAGAAATTAAGATCCAGTTTTACCTTCACCTTGGTATTACCTCTATCCTTGCTTTTGTTCTCTTTCAAAACAGACTTTATCCTTGGGCAGCCGGACTATTTGGAGCATTCTTCGCTTTCTACTTATATGATACTTTTAAGCAGATGATGAAGCAGCGTCATCTTTCAGATTATGATAACTCAACAGATCGAGAACGTCCTCATGCTAAAGAATTTCTCTTTTTAGCAATTGGCTTTGTACTTCTCTATCTTGGGGGAGAGTTGCTAGTAGACTCTGGAACTGAGCTTGCTAAGGCCGTTGGTGTATCAAGTTATGTTATCTCCGCTGTCTTTGTTGCATTTGGAACTTCATTTCCTGAGCTTGTGACAGCAATTATGGCGTGTATTAAGAAAAAGAATACCGATCTTATTACAGGTAATATTATTGGATCGAATATTTTCAATGTGGCATTTGTTCTTGGGAGTTTATCTTTCTATAATATACCAATTGAAAATGACTTTACGATTGAGATCGTTTGTCTTTTATTTGCTTCATTATTTCTCATTGGATTAACTTTATTAAAGAAGAACTTTGGAAGATTAAGTGGTTTGATCTTTCTAGGTTTTTATGTCTATTCAGTATTCAACTGGGTTTCTTAG
- the smpB gene encoding SsrA-binding protein SmpB, with amino-acid sequence MGIKVIAKNKRASFDYALEEKTEAGIVLVGTEVKSLREGKVTIGESHITIDDKGEMWINNMKIAQYEFGNRFNHEEARKRKLLLNKAEIEEFAHVAKTQRMTIIPTMIYFKGSKVKVEIALGRGKKLHDKRQDQAKKDVERKLRRGDDF; translated from the coding sequence ATGGGTATTAAAGTCATCGCAAAAAATAAAAGGGCCTCTTTCGACTACGCTCTTGAAGAGAAAACTGAAGCTGGAATCGTTCTTGTTGGAACGGAAGTTAAAAGTTTACGCGAAGGCAAAGTAACAATTGGCGAATCTCACATTACAATCGATGATAAGGGCGAGATGTGGATCAACAATATGAAAATTGCCCAGTATGAATTTGGTAATCGCTTCAACCACGAAGAAGCACGAAAAAGAAAGCTTCTTTTAAATAAGGCCGAGATTGAAGAGTTTGCTCACGTCGCAAAAACTCAAAGAATGACAATCATTCCAACAATGATTTATTTCAAAGGTTCCAAAGTTAAGGTTGAGATCGCGCTAGGACGCGGTAAGAAGCTTCACGACAAGAGACAAGATCAGGCCAAGAAAGATGTCGAGCGCAAGCTTAGACGAGGTGATGATTTCTAA